In Egicoccus sp. AB-alg2, the following are encoded in one genomic region:
- a CDS encoding alpha/beta fold hydrolase, translating to MSDDRLVEDWGERSGRWAGVRSEIVDLAGTAVHVLRADGPDDGIPQLLVHGLGGSATNWIEVVAGLAKHGPVVAPDLPGFGRTEPPHPRASRVPANVAFLHALLRRLGWRRAVVHGNSMGGMLAVLLADRAPERVERLVLASPALPTARSRMHEIHPLTFLRFVPFAVPGAGHLAVRAMRARVSPEREWEQTARLLHGDPERLSPELQAIGLENLVAGRDAGWRLPGLVGAAESLVSALVRARELVQAVDDIQAPTLVVWGDADRLVGRAVIDHLAERRPDWELTSLPAVGHVPMAEAPDDYLAAVAAFLAED from the coding sequence GTGAGCGACGACCGGCTCGTCGAGGACTGGGGCGAGCGCAGCGGCCGCTGGGCCGGGGTGCGCAGCGAGATCGTGGACCTGGCCGGCACCGCCGTCCACGTGCTGCGCGCCGACGGCCCCGACGACGGCATCCCGCAACTGCTCGTCCACGGCCTCGGCGGCTCGGCCACCAACTGGATCGAGGTGGTCGCCGGGCTCGCCAAGCACGGACCGGTGGTGGCGCCCGACCTGCCCGGCTTCGGCAGGACCGAGCCACCGCACCCGCGCGCGAGCCGCGTCCCGGCCAACGTCGCGTTCCTGCACGCGCTGCTCCGCCGGCTCGGCTGGCGGCGCGCCGTCGTCCACGGCAACTCGATGGGGGGCATGCTGGCCGTGCTGCTGGCGGACCGGGCTCCCGAACGCGTCGAGCGGCTGGTCCTGGCCTCCCCGGCGCTGCCGACCGCCCGCAGCCGCATGCACGAGATCCATCCGCTCACGTTCCTGCGTTTCGTGCCCTTCGCCGTGCCTGGTGCCGGCCATCTCGCGGTCCGGGCGATGCGTGCCCGGGTCAGCCCCGAGCGTGAGTGGGAGCAGACCGCCCGGCTCCTGCACGGTGATCCCGAGCGGCTGTCGCCGGAACTGCAGGCGATCGGGCTGGAGAACCTCGTCGCCGGACGTGACGCGGGCTGGCGCCTGCCGGGCCTGGTCGGCGCCGCGGAATCGCTGGTGTCCGCACTGGTCCGCGCCCGCGAGCTGGTCCAGGCGGTCGACGACATCCAGGCGCCGACCCTGGTCGTGTGGGGGGACGCGGACCGACTGGTGGGGCGCGCCGTGATCGATCACCTCGCCGAGCGTCGACCCGACTGGGAACTGACGTCGCTACCGGCCGTCGGGCACGTGCCGATGGCGGAGGCGCCCGACGACTACCTGGCGGCCGTGGCCGCCTTCCTCGCCGAGGACTGA
- a CDS encoding alpha/beta fold hydrolase, with amino-acid sequence MTVAPRPPAPDGGTSNPVAGASPLGLRAPATDDVRGAFLHLAERFQPEEARNLDAKWVIELVDHPAAATTFHVRSGRILVSPGAAATPVARLRTDAATWLDLVAGRQDGVAAFLGGRLEIAGDLNLAARFETMFAPGPEATRLLRTVETSVKGVRLESLVAGHGDPVLLLHGLGANKVSFLPLLDGLAHDHEVHALDLPGFGKSAKPLPTGRRYTMAWMADVVHGYLVRNRIRDVHVVGNSMGGRIAIELALRHPEAVRSVVGLGAAVAFDEYQRFGPLLRFTRPHWVGAAPVPVPRQWVEAGIRELFCDPARIPAANFRAAADDTMRYLGDPGYRLALLACARHLGAEKAGGRRSYWTRLATLRTPSYWVFGSKDRLVRQRYAARVADRLPAATVDVWEDVGHVPQFEVPERAITAVRDWIAGFGAPEHARPA; translated from the coding sequence ATGACGGTCGCACCGCGGCCCCCGGCCCCGGACGGCGGCACCAGCAACCCCGTCGCGGGTGCATCTCCCCTGGGTCTGCGGGCGCCGGCGACCGACGACGTCCGCGGCGCCTTCCTGCACCTCGCGGAGCGCTTCCAGCCCGAGGAGGCTCGCAACCTCGACGCCAAGTGGGTCATCGAACTCGTCGACCACCCGGCCGCGGCGACCACGTTCCACGTCCGCTCCGGCCGGATCCTCGTCTCCCCCGGCGCGGCCGCCACCCCGGTTGCGCGCCTGCGGACGGACGCCGCCACCTGGCTGGACCTCGTCGCCGGTCGCCAGGACGGCGTCGCGGCCTTCCTGGGCGGGCGGCTGGAGATCGCGGGGGACCTCAACCTCGCCGCCCGCTTCGAGACCATGTTCGCGCCCGGCCCCGAGGCGACCCGGTTGCTGCGGACGGTGGAGACCTCGGTCAAGGGCGTGCGACTGGAGTCGCTGGTCGCCGGCCACGGCGACCCGGTGCTGCTGCTGCACGGGCTGGGTGCCAACAAGGTGTCGTTCCTGCCCCTGCTCGACGGCCTGGCCCACGACCACGAGGTGCACGCGCTCGACCTGCCGGGCTTCGGCAAGTCCGCCAAGCCGCTGCCGACCGGCCGGCGCTACACGATGGCCTGGATGGCCGACGTGGTGCACGGCTACCTGGTGCGCAACCGCATCCGCGACGTCCACGTCGTCGGCAACTCCATGGGTGGGCGCATCGCGATCGAACTGGCCCTGCGCCACCCGGAAGCGGTGCGCAGCGTGGTCGGCCTGGGCGCCGCCGTCGCGTTCGACGAGTACCAGCGGTTCGGCCCGTTGCTTCGCTTCACACGGCCCCACTGGGTCGGCGCAGCTCCCGTGCCCGTGCCGCGCCAGTGGGTCGAGGCTGGTATCCGCGAGCTGTTCTGCGACCCGGCCCGCATCCCTGCGGCCAACTTCCGGGCGGCCGCCGACGACACGATGCGCTACCTCGGCGACCCCGGCTACCGGCTCGCCCTGCTGGCCTGCGCCCGACACCTCGGTGCGGAGAAGGCCGGCGGGCGGCGCAGCTACTGGACCCGGCTGGCCACGCTGCGCACGCCCAGCTACTGGGTGTTCGGCAGCAAGGACCGCCTCGTCCGCCAGCGCTACGCCGCGCGCGTGGCCGACCGGCTGCCCGCGGCCACGGTCGACGTGTGGGAGGACGTCGGGCACGTGCCCCAGTTCGAGGTGCCCGAGCGCGCGATCACGGCCGTGCGGGACTGGATCGCCGGCTTCGGCGCACCCGAGCACGCCCGCCCGGCGTGA
- a CDS encoding Fic family protein yields the protein MALTGVVDRHQVSAHLGALLTRAEELADRLRSAADTGDAAAAADARREAALVASLRLDGSPLEALPAADAPIDDADDELGTAPAGDGRGGSWFDALRAFDEVPDATLLAREARGVRAAAAADDLLDDLARAPLATLGELHRRLTRGLLAPDRAAHLRTSDQAVHDASVGRVIYYTVEPALLPTAADALDAWLRGPAQDLPPLVAAGVLHLEVLRLHPFEAANGRLARAASRLWLRRHGLDPAGLAVPELALADDALGYHEEVARTLRRRDATIWLERWAEAVVEGLRGSARVLGVLDDAPGPAATATGLEPEFTIADLRDRLGLADLPAAAAHLEVLLDAGVVRRVPGARGLRYRRVVGD from the coding sequence GTGGCGCTGACCGGCGTCGTCGACCGGCACCAGGTGAGCGCCCATCTCGGCGCGCTGCTCACCCGCGCCGAGGAGTTGGCGGACCGACTGCGCTCGGCCGCCGACACGGGCGACGCCGCCGCGGCGGCCGACGCCCGCCGCGAGGCGGCACTGGTCGCGTCGTTGCGGCTGGACGGCTCACCGCTGGAAGCGCTGCCCGCCGCCGACGCACCGATCGACGACGCGGACGACGAACTCGGCACTGCGCCGGCCGGCGACGGCCGGGGCGGGTCCTGGTTCGACGCGCTGCGGGCGTTCGACGAGGTGCCGGACGCGACGCTGCTGGCGCGCGAGGCCCGCGGGGTGCGCGCGGCCGCCGCTGCGGACGACCTGCTCGACGACCTCGCCCGCGCGCCGCTGGCCACGCTGGGCGAGCTCCACCGCCGTCTGACACGCGGGCTGCTCGCGCCGGATCGCGCCGCCCACCTGCGCACCAGCGACCAGGCGGTCCACGACGCCAGCGTCGGCCGCGTCATCTACTACACCGTCGAACCCGCGCTGCTGCCCACCGCCGCGGACGCACTCGACGCCTGGCTGCGCGGCCCGGCGCAGGACCTGCCGCCCCTGGTGGCCGCCGGCGTCCTGCACCTCGAGGTCCTGCGACTGCACCCGTTCGAGGCCGCCAACGGTCGCCTCGCCCGAGCCGCCTCACGCCTGTGGCTGCGGCGCCACGGGCTGGATCCGGCTGGCCTGGCCGTCCCCGAACTGGCCCTGGCGGACGACGCGCTCGGCTACCACGAGGAAGTGGCCCGCACGCTGCGGCGGCGCGACGCCACCATCTGGCTCGAGCGGTGGGCGGAGGCCGTCGTCGAGGGGCTCCGCGGCTCGGCGCGCGTCCTCGGGGTGCTGGACGACGCGCCTGGGCCGGCGGCCACGGCGACCGGTCTGGAGCCGGAGTTCACGATCGCCGACCTCCGCGACCGGCTCGGGCTGGCGGATCTGCCGGCCGCCGCGGCCCACCTCGAGGTGCTCCTGGACGCCGGCGTGGTTCGTCGCGTGCCGGGCGCGCGCGGGCTGCGCTACCGCCGTGTGGTCGGTGACTGA
- a CDS encoding HAD family hydrolase, with the protein MAEAAAAFFDLDRTLIGGSSAFHFGIAAWRNKLIPTGELVSDALNAATYKLFGATDERSEAVRDRILHAVTGSEQAELVALNEQIIPRILEQVRPESRGLIDMHHEAGRDCYILSASPVELVDPLARALGMEGGLGTVSEVADGRYTGRLDGPFLYGEGKAEAIEKLAAEKGYDLRLCYSYSDSASDLPMMEMVGHPVAVNPDRPLESVAHQRGWPIVIFSRRTKQVVKVTTASAGSAALAAGTYLLGRRHGRIATEAAAGRRLRPWR; encoded by the coding sequence GTGGCCGAAGCCGCTGCCGCCTTCTTCGACCTCGACCGGACCCTCATCGGGGGCTCGTCGGCCTTCCACTTCGGCATCGCCGCGTGGCGCAACAAGCTGATCCCCACCGGCGAACTGGTGAGCGACGCGCTCAACGCCGCCACCTACAAGCTGTTCGGCGCCACCGACGAGCGCTCCGAGGCGGTCCGTGACCGCATCCTCCATGCGGTCACGGGCTCGGAGCAGGCCGAACTCGTGGCGCTCAACGAGCAGATCATCCCGCGCATCCTCGAGCAGGTCCGGCCGGAGTCGCGCGGCCTGATCGACATGCACCACGAGGCCGGACGCGACTGCTACATCCTGTCCGCCTCCCCGGTCGAGCTCGTCGATCCGCTGGCACGCGCGCTGGGCATGGAGGGCGGTCTCGGCACCGTGTCCGAGGTCGCCGACGGCCGCTACACCGGCCGGCTCGACGGACCGTTCCTGTACGGCGAGGGCAAGGCCGAGGCGATCGAGAAGCTGGCCGCGGAGAAGGGCTACGACCTGCGGCTGTGTTACAGCTACAGCGACTCCGCCTCGGACCTGCCGATGATGGAGATGGTCGGTCACCCGGTCGCCGTGAACCCCGACCGGCCGTTGGAGTCGGTCGCCCACCAGCGCGGTTGGCCGATCGTGATCTTCTCGCGCCGCACGAAGCAGGTCGTCAAGGTCACCACCGCCAGCGCCGGGTCGGCGGCACTGGCGGCCGGCACCTACCTGCTCGGCCGCCGGCACGGACGCATCGCCACCGAGGCCGCCGCCGGACGGCGACTGCGGCCGTGGCGCTGA